ttagaattatCTTAGtaaaaattgttgttttatttactttattgttttatttattatcaagTTATTATTGAACAATCTATCAATATTTAATctcacttttaattttaatatgtaaggAGACgaattgaaagttttaaattgacTAAAGATCTCACTGATTTccaatatataataaatgagtataaatgttatatggtcaattaaaatttactaCTTGTTTTGGGTATTATTACTTTATGagttattaaaatgtttatcttTGCGTTAATGTAACACCCGAAATATCACgtgtataacttttttatacaaagtataataaacattttctttatatattcaaaacctttatttaaattaaatatacagTGAAGCAAATACTACATAACATAAACGTTGTTCTTAAacttcaaatataaaaacacaaagtctagacaaattaaatataaatataaataagaaaaactcTTTTCCCTTCTATAGTTAAACTACGATAAACCAGTTTTATTTGTAACACCATTTACTCGATTCTATACGAATACGATCATAATTAAAAACCACAATcacaaatatacaaaataaacaacgaaaaatatcatatcatataataCAACATATTCacattaaacatattatatCAATCTAGAATCATATCTCAATATCTCAATGCAGAATTAACATCATGATGAAACCATTCATAAATTAATATCGTTTTTTTACATTTTGTCATCACAACTTATTCTCATTACAACCGTTCTGTCTCAATAATGTATTTGTGATTTGTATTATATCTAACAGTCTGAACCGGTTTAATATTGACTGAATGGTCATAAGCTATACCTCTTAAgatatttatttgtttggaTATGTATTGAATATgatataatatagtatattaCTGTGTTATGTGAtgtaaaatgtatttattatagTTATCCTTTATTAAAATGTgggaaatgaaagagaaatgcGTTGGTCAAAGGGATTGGGTGGATAGTAATGATGATGATAGTGTAAAATATAGAGATGTGTGAGTGAGGATAGAGAAATAGGTAAAAGAAGTTCAATGATTGAGTGGTGTAGTTAACAGTTGGGGAAGCAAGTTAGTGGGATTAATGATGGTGAGTGTGAAAGTGGAGCCAAGGAGGAGTGATTGTGGAAGGAAGAGTGAGATTCTAGACGTGGgaccttatatatatatatatcatttcgCATTGCGCGCCCACTCATCactaataaactattttttgcTTAAGATGTTGAGGGTAGGGATGACAATGGGTCGGATCGGGTATAGATAATGTTTACCCACAATCTGatctgacaaaaaaaaatacatttgcTACTCGATCCGTTACCCGTACGGATACtcgcttaaaaaatatccgtGGCTAGTTTAAAACCCGTGGATACCCGTGGATATCTGCGGatacccacaaatatttaaaaaaatatatattttaataaattattaaaataatttaaataaaattacaaaaaatatataaaatataatataaattaaattaaatataaatataattttaattttaattaaatttaatcttgtaaaatataaattaatgttaattttaattaaattttacttaataaaatataaattaaacttttatttttactttttgcgggtagcgggtatcCGCGAGTACAGATAGTATAATATTCGTACCCGATCCGTTTATAaacgggtattaaaatatccgctaccTACAAATTACGGATAGTAAATATCTACAAGTATCAACTATCCGTCGCAGATTTTATCTGCAGATATCTGCGGGCGCagatttttttgccatccctaatTGAGGGAATGGTTTGCACTTTATGATAATGGGGTCATTTGCTTTTGAAGGACCCATTAGCCGTCATAATTGTCTTCATATGATGTTATTATTCCTATGATGTTATTATTCATATGATGTTATTCTATGTTTTCTTTATCTCTCAACTCAAACAGACCTACACACGCCTTGATCATGCAAATACCCACACGCTGCTGCTTCAGAGACACCACAACCAACCACGCCGTTTCAAAAGCAGATTCTGCGGCGAACTCCTAAAAAAGATTTGTATCTTGCTTTACTAGCAACATCACACACATTTAATTTCAATATGctcattaaaacaaaaatcacatctatatttttctcaatatgttaacattattaaatttatatgatatttaaaaatatttatatatttatcattaaatacaatatttgtcaaatttaaattttggggaaattttaataaacttaattaCTAAgacaataacaaattttaatgattGAATGTATTAAATATTCACTTCCCACAaatgattgaaaatataatttgaataagTTGTATATGTGGTGTAAACAATTCATAATTCATCTATATAAAGAGATTAACCACAATAATAcatatacaaattaaaagatttttttttaaatatgagaacatgaaataaaatttaaacttaaatgatttttagaAACAACATTATTTTTCACTTACACTATATCATTCATCCGTATGATATTTAACTGAGATGGTCCTAATAACACATGTCCATAGCATTTagaattcttttttaaataagattatcCTGAATTAACCaagatcaataaaataattaataatcataaacTCGACAAACCTATCCAGATTTGAATTCACTGAAATGATATAAATAGAcacaatataaaagaaaaatcgtGCTATAATGATAATGACAGACACAAAGCTCCTGTTGTAAAcgcatcatatatatatatatatatatatatatatatatataatcatttatacGATCGAAATAAGGTCTTTTCAACTTTTTGTTTTGGTTCACTTCCAAAATTTGTACTAATATGAACACGGGGAAAATTTACCAACCAACTATCCAAATAAAGGAGGATGAAGCAATGTGAATACAAACCTGTGAAAGCTGACAATGAACATTATTATGTTGTACAAACACATACCATAAAACCTTCTTATGTATAATGGAACACTGACATGGAAAACAACCCAAGATAGCCAAGAAAGTGACATTTACAAGGATCCTTCCTTAATTGGAATAACATATTTTCCAACAAAAATGGAGCAAAATATTATTAGTTTGGATTAATGATGtaacattttcaaaatcatgAAAGAAACAACAGGTGGAAGATGTTTATGTGATCCAACAAACTTATCATCTCTGTGTACACTTTGCAACATGCATATAATATAATGCTATAATATGAACACTTGTTTGGGTCTTCTAGAAGGTTTATTTGGACTGACATTAAAATGATGTTATCAGTTTTTCTACCATTTTCTTTCTGCACGCCCTTAACATCCCTACGAtctctaaaattattaaaatattattttattcttcgtAAATGTGATTTTGGATCACTTGTTTCTTAAGTTTTCTCGAACTaggattttgaaattttcaagTTATGATTTCTGCAATGAAATTTATGGAACAAAATTTGTAGGAATTTTCTTAGTACACTTAATGCAATTTGGAATGAGCTTTCAAGGACAAAATTTTTAagagaagtttttcaaaacataaatgaTAGTTTTTGgaatgaactattttttagaataaggtttctctcttcttttttcctCTCAAAAGTGTGAGATGGTGAATGGAAGTGCGATCAAGATGGGAATTTCATGTTAGTACAGTGGTGCAGTTAGTAAAAAtgaaggtgaaaaaaaaaagccttttttttattcttgccTATGAAGAAAAAGATTGGAAAGGATAGAAAAGaaatgttgaaaaataaaaataaaataaatgtatatttataggtaagaaaaaaatatatttttctattgaaaataaaaatgtttatcgttataaaaataccaaacttataaaaacaatcaaataactTATGTGGCCTGATTTCAAACATAGATTAAGAAGGATGTTTTGTTgcttaagttaaaataaatgtacTATATTGGtgtattttaaacaaatttaaacatgttcatcctttttttttaattaactttgaaTAAGTTGCACTAGTTTTTAGTGAAAGATTTTAAACTGTCGCATTTAATCGAAACACGCCTAAAATTAAGTCTCCTTAAAAAAGTTCCAATAATTCGTGAAAATGTTAAACCAAATTTGGTTAATTACTTTTGAGCAATATGATAAAAACAGcttaatttaaagaataattcgtGCCACTAGTATGTGATAAAATCGTTTAAAATTTCATCAGACAGGATAAGTAGTGCAAACAAAAACTATATTGTgatttaatcataatttatcTTATGTATGTTAAGATTgcttatttcaaaataatatgaaCTATTACATTAAACTTGATAGGAGTGTTTTAAGGAATTTCTTTTAATCAATCGAGAGGtcaatttaacattaaaattatcaatttagtacaaatttaaaaaaattataacttgagGTAAGTCATGCCAACTGTAGTCCTGCCAGATTGACATAGTTTTTTTATGAAATCATGTTTCATTAATACCATTTATctcaaagttttaattttttttttaaaaaaaacttgcaCTATATTACTATATTGGTGATTTCATTGTGATAAAttggtaaaagaaaaaacatgttttgTGGATATACAGGACGAGCTGGTTAAAAATAAAAGCTCTGGCTTTGattatcaaagtaattatgagAGTGAAACTCTATCAATGAAAACATTTATGACTGAAAGAGGAAGATTAGAGGTGTGTATAATCGATAATAAATATCtgacatttataatatatgatgaTTTATTActctttagtttttatattttaaaagaatactGTTGTCAATCTTTAcagttttaatttgttttagcGCACACAGTCTAAATTTGCAAGAACTAAAATGGATTATAAGGAATGGTTTTTAGATTGATGTAGTGAAATGTAAAACTGTAGAGGTACAAGAGGTAAATTATGAATACAAATGCTTAGAAAAGATAGGGGTAGAAAGAGTCGGTGATTTGGGGTGTAACCTAATCGTTGTTTTTGTAGTGAAGCGGTGATGGTGAAGAACGTGGGTAATTCGGGTGATGCACGTCTGATGTTTGACGAATTGCGGAGGCTTTGTTCCCTTTGGGTTTGTACTTCATACTTTGTGCTTTTTCTAAGGTTGCCAAAACATCCACCATGCAGGGTCGTTTTCTGTGGTCAGATTCTAAACATTTGATGATAACTTGGGCTATGTGAAACGCTGCCCTTGGTGAATATCGGTAGTCCAATTTTGGATCCATTATCTTTTGCAGTCTCTTTCTGTCATTCAGAGATGACATACTGCACTGCACCAAATTCTGCATATCTGTGGGTAGGGTTGTGTCCAGAGCTGCTCTGCCCGTTAGCAATTCTAGCAGAACAACGCCGAATCCGTACACATCGCTTTTAACATACAGGTGCCCTGCAATTTTTCATATAATCGTTTTCTCTCATCAACAAATCATAATGTTTTtgacatatataatttttatttgacgAGGGTACCTGTGGCCATGTATTCAGGTGCAGCGTAACCATAGGTGCCCATGATCCGCGTGGTTACGTGGGATTTACCATTGACGGGGCCAAGTTTTGCCAGCCCAAAATCTGATAGCTTTGCATTGAAATCCTAATGAATTCGCAACACAACAATGGGACCAGGTTAAGTCAATGATGGATGATAAATTTTCTCACCCCTCACCACACTTTGGTgtagaagaggaaaaagaaaaagtaatcaATGTTTATAGTAATTTGATGTGACAAAAAGAGGGAAAagtgtgtgattattgattgagTGAGGAGGGAATTAGCAGTGCACACACATAGATATACatctatatatacatatatatacatatatatacatacccCATCTAGCAAAATGTTTGAGGACTTGAAGTCTCTATATATGACAGTTTTCTCTGATGTGTGCATGAAAGCTAGGCCTCTGGCAGCTCCTATGGCTATCTTCAGCCTTATATCCCATGAAAGTGGTTCTGGACCTTCTGCAGAGTGCAACATtgcaacaacatcatcatcggTAATTTGAACAAACGAATATCtttgtattttagttttactaTGTCCACAATTAATGTTATTTCTTACTTCTGAACAGGTGGCTTTCAAGACTTCCCTTTTGCATGTATTCGTACACCAGCAGGAATTGATTATCCTCCCAGCAGTAGCCAATTAGTTTAACTAGGTTTGGATGAGAGAGCCTCCCCAAAAATTGCACTTCACTCTGCATCcaaatattatcaatatataaGGTCTTGTCAGTGTTTTACAATACTCATAACATTGACAATAGATTCTTTTTTTACCAAATATGAAGTACATTGGAGATTTGTTATGAATTACAGTGGTactcttttagaaaaaaaatgaaaattaatgcTTTCTGAAATATTAAACATTGATCAGCATGTAGcatgtatgagtaaaatattgcAGCCCTACAAAAGTTGACTTGACCCCCTTAGTATATATGGTCCCTTGACACCGACATTTGGATATACATATGGATCAATTCTTGCAATGGCAGACTACTTGGAACCAAAATCACTAAATAGATTTAGCTAAAATCCAAACCACTTCAGGATAAgctttattacttttttaagatATCTCTTGTTATTAACTATGTCTGGGAATTTTCTGTTTTACTCATACTCTCTTTTACATAcaataactttatttaaaaacacactaaatacaaacactttttttttaacggaatttcaaatttaattcaacTCATCAGGAAAGCATAACTTTTTCTGGACTCAACCCTTTTGGTATGAGATTTTGTTCACATGAAAGCTGCCCCCAAGATTGTCTCTTAATTTTTCTCTACATGGTTGTCTAAGAACTTTTTTTATACACAATAACAAAAATGTAATATTCAATCTCACGCCGACTACTCAAATCTCTTCGACCATCTCTATCCATACACACAACGGCAATTTTTTTCCAATACGAAGTTTTGGAACAAAGTGGAGACACAATTGAAGTCACCAAAATGAAATAGTCGAAGTTTGAGGTGGGTTATGTATTGGTTTTATACGCTCAACTCAGAATCCAATATAGATGCATATTCATGTAGTGGAACATGTAGCAAgttgaaaaagacaaaaattatcACTGATCGACCCCATCATGAAAAGCAAAGACTTTTATGCTTTTGGCGCGCACCCACAAACACAAAAGCACAATTGAAGATAACGAAATCAAATCAGTGTGACAAGAATCTTTAGGAATCAGAAGGGAACATACCATCCATTCTTGCATACCCTGAAGGCTATCGGGGTTAGATTTCTTCACCGCAACGGGGATTCCAACTCCAACTCTCGAAGGTTTGAACGTGTTGCTATCAATCCACCCTTTGAAAACACGTCCAAAACCACCTTCACCTAGGACCGTGTCCGGTCTGAAGTTTCTTGTCGCACTTTTCAAATCATCCAAAGTGTAATTTATAAGCTTCCTCAAATCCTCCTCCTTTCTTCCTTCCACCGTTTCCTTCTTCTCTGATCTCGCTGCATTTAATCACTTAATAACTTCATTTCCAATGAGGGGATAACATTAATCCACACAAACAATCCTATGTTTAACACATACGATACTAAGAAAACATAGAAGGGTGAAAACAGAAACTTTTATATACAGCTCGCaagtaaaaataacaaaaggCTTTATTTCATGTGAGGgatacacacacaaacacacacatcaTGATCATATGTACCTGGGGGAAGTTTATTGATCGTTCGAATTTCGTTGTTAGCATCATCTGTCTTTCCAAAACAGTTTCCCATGAGTGACACAGTGGTGAGGTTTGGAACAAGTCTATGTGATCGAAagatgaagttgacaaagttgcgGAGTTATGATATAGTAAGGAAGAGGCTTTCCACGAAAGTGAggagaagttgaaaagaaaggGCTGAGGCAGAGAAATTTAATTGGGAATTGAAAGGGAGAATAGTGTGGTTCTTGACTTTTTCTTTGTATGTAACGTTGGTGTCTCCCTTGTATTGTTTTTTTGCTTGTAAATAATAGTTTATGATTACTGAATAATGGAAAGGATTCCCTAGTCCCACATTGACTTCGCAGTTAAGGCTTGTTTGTTTCCACGTGTATCCTGAAATCGTTGTTGCAAACTGGAAGAAATTCAGGTTTGTGAAACGAGAGATTTTGAGTCTCTATTTTCCAAATTAAACCTCACGGTAAACAGCATCTGGGACCGGTGCATGATGGTCCTCCAATAAGAAAATTTGCAGTTCAAGTAGGCAACTCCGTCAAAGTCAGCCTTGCGGTTAACATTTCACACGATGATCCCTAATGCAGTGAGCGAATGAACTCGCTCAAAACATATTCCGTTGAGACAAAATCTACAAACCATTCATAATTTCTCTGCATATGTTTTCTGGTTCCTCTTCATCATCCAGTAGACATAATCGTAAATTTACGACAATTCTTATATCGATTAGATTCGATGTCAATTCAcaacatatatcaaaatttatataacaaaatgataatttgacgtagatgattttttatatttgacactgtttttattgttttagtttAACACTGTTTCTTGCAATCTCTCCAAACTTCAAATTCGGATCaaggtttttcttctatttcacGCTGCTTATCGTTCGGTTAAATAGGATGTTATCTACTCAAGAT
This Vigna angularis cultivar LongXiaoDou No.4 chromosome 4, ASM1680809v1, whole genome shotgun sequence DNA region includes the following protein-coding sequences:
- the LOC108341168 gene encoding probable serine/threonine-protein kinase PIX13, encoding MGNCFGKTDDANNEIRTINKLPPARSEKKETVEGRKEEDLRKLINYTLDDLKSATRNFRPDTVLGEGGFGRVFKGWIDSNTFKPSRVGVGIPVAVKKSNPDSLQGMQEWMSEVQFLGRLSHPNLVKLIGYCWEDNQFLLVYEYMQKGSLESHLFRKGPEPLSWDIRLKIAIGAARGLAFMHTSEKTVIYRDFKSSNILLDGDFNAKLSDFGLAKLGPVNGKSHVTTRIMGTYGYAAPEYMATGHLYVKSDVYGFGVVLLELLTGRAALDTTLPTDMQNLVQCSMSSLNDRKRLQKIMDPKLDYRYSPRAAFHIAQVIIKCLESDHRKRPCMVDVLATLEKAQSMKYKPKGNKASAIRQTSDVHHPNYPRSSPSPLHYKNND